Within the Setaria viridis chromosome 3, Setaria_viridis_v4.0, whole genome shotgun sequence genome, the region TGGTTGCGGTATTTCCTCTTATCTCTTATCCAGCACTGTCTTTTAGAATCCGTCTCACTCCTTTGATGTCTTATAGAGAGATAAAACATTTTGTTTGTGTAGATTTCTGTGATGAGTCAACGTATCCCGCTCGGGGATGTTACCAACACCGCAACTCCCTCTTCATTCACGTCCGGCTAAAAAAAATAAGAGGAGGCATGAGGATTCTGTTGGTGATTCAGGTGCTGGTGAGTGGCATTTTGTGTTTTATCCCACCTTGTATTGCGATCATTATTTGATGCTGATGCTGAAGCAGCTTCTGTATGTGAGGCTGAGCGTAAGGGAGAAACATGCCAACGTTCCAGATTAGGTGAAGGCGGAACGGAATGCAAAGCGAAGGGAAGATTATTAGCGAAAAAAGACTGAGCGACAAGCCGCAATCAATGCAACGCATACACATCCTGGTAATACCGACAGCTCATTGTTCTGTTATGTTTATTTTATAAACAATATACAGGATCCATTTGTATCCAGTGGATGCTATAGTCCATATTAGGCTTAGGTGTAATGTTTGGATAATTGATTTCCTGTGATTTTAATGGTGTGAAAATATATACGGAGCTGCAGATCTAATCTAATAAAAATAATGGTTGATATTTTAATCTGCGAGGTAATATATTAGTGTTTGTAAATTCGTTTATGTAAGCTAGCTTGGTTTCCAATAAATTGTTACGGTTGTCTCTCCAGCAAAGGTGCCAAGTTCAAACACAAATATTTGTGTTGCCCGTCAGGGGCAGGAAGGTGCAGCAATAAACATTGATATGGAACCCCGATGACGATGAGCAAGAATGGCTCCATCGGAATGATACATATACAAGGCCGTTTAGGTGCACCACCGATCCTGTGTATGATCCACTGCTTGATACGGAAGTTCAATGTACAGGAACAGGTATGACCATAAATTCATGGATGTTTCACCTGTTTGATTTAATTCCATGCAAGATCTAAGTATTAGTGGAGACTTTCCATAGGTGGTGTTGAACGGATGGGTCCAAAGGAACTGAGATGGAAAAGGATAggcagaagaagagaagaagataTGCAGGATTAACAGAAGAGGAAAAAACAGTAGGCTAGCCAGGCGGAGGGAAAATTATAGGCCTGCGAGCCAGCGTCGTGGAGATAATTTTTGTAGTTGTCTGTTAAATTTTTGTAGTTGTCTGTTAGTACATTGCATACAGTTTGGGCGGACTGGTCCTGTTGTATCCTATTTTGCTTTCATTTTAACGTTAAATAATGACGTGAAGAGGTGAGGTTACCATTATCGACGGTGTATCGCCTGTTCTTGCTTCATGTAAGCCTCTTTGACCATATCATCTGATTGGTGTGTGCTTTTTTTGTAGATGATATGGTTATGTCTGTGGTGCAGGTGTTACTGAACGGGGGACGCCAGCTGGGGCCTTGCTTACCAGTAATATAGGTCGGTCGTTTTCATACGCCCTGCTTACTATTTAAAATATTCTGATTTTTTCATGTCTGAGCTGTAGGTGGTGCTGTTCTGTCGAACCCTGGGGGAACCATGCGGTCTGTTGTAACCCAGACTGCAACAGTGCGTGAGCTAGCCAAGGAACCTAACGCGTGTGGACTATGGGAGCCAGATGATCCCATGCACGGAATCGAAGGTATCTGCTTATGTCGTAGCTGGGTCTAGGCTGATCACATATCTGCGAGTTGAGTTATCGTTAATTAATTTTTACATTCTACGTTCCATTGAAACAGAGAACGATTTGGATGAGATGGACCTGGAACACGAAGGTCCTGACATGTTTGATGAttgttgacggtagttagcGTGCCTATTTGTGAATTACAAgtgcacggatcatcgtagttttttccttaaaatattCCATCCAAGTTTTATCAATCCGTAGATCAGCAGCGAACTGACTAGGTTCTATATCTAACTAAACGGATCTAACCCTATCATGAAGCACGAATTGCATGTAAAGGTAAACCCAATCGTGATATAAGTATTATAGACAGGGTAAATAGATCGCATCCATATATATGAGGTAATACAACTAAAGGTAGCAAGAGTCTATTGTCTTTCTgttgtagttccagccaaagtagtaaccaatctatgtaacaccttgataaagagtcatctctcagaaagACGGCTCGCAAGCGGCCTGCTTTCTTATGGTCGCCACTGCAAGGTGTGTGAAGACGCCTCCagtttcccaaagctttacctcaaacagctcccacaatactcgccattgatcttactcaacattacgcaatcgttTTGCCTTTTCCCTCCCACATGCTACCACCACGCAATGGTAATCACACTGACTTCCTACACACTAataagatgtatccgcaagacatagactaatcaccacgattgcatctattcctactaagaacatatgctagctaaacatatgagaataagcatgcatcatagtagatcaaagtaagcacaagattagattgatatcactatcgtgtgtacataagccttgataATCACAAGGCttggctccagaactccaccatggcttcgccgCGCAGGGACGACCATGGCAGCTAGgatctagcctaagccatcttctaaacaacctcgaagacttgcagcggccctcagCTTCCTCTAGTGTGTATCCCTCTATTCGTCGAGTTCTAGAGGATGGATCTGCGTGCTCGATGAAATATcggagtatttatagtctggagagtgCGTGGTAGaattggaaggcgagaggaGTAAGGAAAgccctaggccaatcggcctgggggGTCCAGGgtgatcggcctggcccttccttgtgGCCTCTCGCGTCATCCTTCatccccaagtcttcttaggTGTCCTAAAgtcttatttttacttgcatgtgggcctgatacgtcgatagcttcgggataagattgatctttgataactttctaaatctccgcttgatcctctttgatcccaaactCATCTTGCCATATCCTTACAAACTTAGCACTTAaataatcttggaggagtgatTACCAAAAATGAGCATTAGAGGAGCCTAGAGgaccctaggccaatcggcctgggcctcCATAGGTCGAtcagcctaggccctttttCGGCCTGTTGGCCTTCATCATTTATTGGTTCATCGCTTGTTTTGGACTTTATCCAATAATGCTTCATTTAGTCTAGTTTCCTGCAAAAActcaatatgctccaaaatacattgcatatgctaaaacggggttatttcaggtgtcAAGTGGCAgattagtataagaatatgtatgaaaacactacttaaatggcactaaaagtgtgtaaataacaAGCGTCAACAATGATGGCGAGGCTAGGGTCTATCACCAAAGGGGTGTGTTTGATTATAAAAATTTAATACACATCTTGGCTCGTATGGAatatttatttgttgttgtctTCACTCATGCAGATGTCCAGTACGAGTACCGTAGAGATCCCAATATGGTTCCTTTGGGTCCAAATCCATATGATGGAGTGTCCAATAATCTTCCTAAGAAGCATCATGTTTTGAAGAAGGTCAAAAACTGCGAGTACCGCAATGCAAAGAAATTCCCCAGTGAAGGTCCTGCTTTCTACTGTAGGAATGGGAAGGTGCACATATATATACTAGAAGTTCTGCGTGAGCTACGTCAATTATTTACAAGTCAAACAGATAAGGATACAAGGTATTTTAGAAAGCACATATCGTACTTCAACTCACATTTCTCGTTCACCAGCTTTGGGGTTTCCATTGATCGTCGTCTTGCGTCCGTAAGAGTACTAGCGTGTATACCTTTAAGGCACATGGTCAGATTTACCATAAGCTGGATCCACTTGTGCCGAGTGGGAAAGGGCCGCGACATATGCAGCTCTACATTTATGACAAGGATGATAGCATTGCTCATCGTGTTAAGAGGTCCCCTAGTCTTGGATGAAAACCTGATTTGTTTGATCCGTGGTGTTTTAAGGGGCAATCCATACGTCCAGCTATTCACGTCCCTGGGTACTCTCGTAGATATTCAAGAATACACAATTGAGCTAAATACCAAGATTTTGGTTGATCAGAGAAGATACAATGCCCCAGCAATGGATCAGATTGCGGCTATCTGGGTCGATGGGAATGATCCTCAGCATCGTTTCTCTAGGAGCATAGTGATATATGGGAAATCCAATAATCCACACCTAAAAGCGTACCATGGTTGCTATGACCCATTAGCATACCCTTTATTTTTCCCTGGTGGTGAAACCGGTTAGGAGGACAAAACGATAGAATTTCGAGATCCACCGCCGTCCAAGCCAAAGCAGAAATATACGTACATGAATCACAAGAGAAAATGTTTGTGTGTTTAATGCACTTTTATCATTTGATCCAACTGTAACCATAACATGAAATTGTGCGACTATGATTGATCCAGGAGCGCCACAAGATGAAGGAAGCCAGGATGCAAGAGATGGGCACAATCGTGTTCAAAGATAGAGAAGGGGGGCACCGCGTGGTATGTAGTAATTAATTCATGGTTGCATTCATATTTCATCATAGTATATATAAATCTTGATATCTTTTTGTTTTCTACATAGAGCCGCATCATGATGAACACATGGTTCAATAGATGGTGAGGTCTTTTTAGGGGAAGGTATGTTATTGATATTGTTCTATTATAATGTTATCATTCCTATTAATTTGCATGCTAGGACCAATGCCAttttctaatatatttttacaGAACATGGCCATGATAGTGATAATGAGGAAGACGTGTACCGCGATGTCGAAGGACTAGGTGTGTGTTTGTACATGGTATGATTGTGTTATGCCAATGTTTATTATAATGCTACCATCTTGGGAGGTTGTTTAGAAATCGGTGGGTCACGTATCTACGTCAGCGCGAGGGAGTACAAGTGTTACAAGCTTCAGATCTGTGAAGGTCAATTCAACGTGTTCTTTCATGTTGGTTGCCTATTCCAGCAATTATTGGTTGATTGGTATGTTAAGGTGGAGTCAATGCGCCTAGACTAGTACTTGAAGCCAGAACACCAAGCGTTGATTCGTGCAGATCTCTATTAGGTGAGATCTATTACTTTATGATGAATAAATGGCAATATATACCACCAAACTAACCAATATATCTTAATATTTTTGTGATGAACAGGGGCTGCTTGACACTCTCGCCACTGGGGAGGCTAATGCTTCCAAGGTAGGGCTTAGGATTGTTCTGAGCAAAGACTTTCCTGGGAGTGATCGTGATGTTCAGTGTAGGTTCATGGATGCAATGACCCTGGTTGCACGTTATGGCAAGCCCGATTATTTCATCATGATGACGTGCAATCCATATTGGGATGAGATAATGGCAAAGTTGTTGCCTGGGTAGACTCCACAAGACCGGCCCTATGTTGTTGCTAGAGCGTACCATGCTAAACTATTAGACCTCCATGATTTCTTGATCAAGAAGGGTCATCTTGGCATTGTTGTTGCATGGGCACATGTAACCGAATTCCAGAAGAGGGGTTTGCCACATGAGCACTTTCTGTTGGTTATGGAGGCTGAAAGCAAGTTAAAGAGTCCTGATGATTACAATAAGTACATATCGGCAGAAATTCGTGACCTAGATAAATATCCTTAGTTGCACCATTTTGTTGGCAAGCATATGATGCACGGTCCGTGCGGTACTCTCAACAAGGATGGTCCATGCATGGTAGACGGACAGTGCCGTTTCCGCTATCCACAGCAGTTCAGTGCAACTACGGAACAAGGCAAGGATACATACCCAATATATAGAAGGAGGGAAGATGGGTAGAGAGTGAAGGTTAGAGGGGAGGAATTGGATAACAGGTGGGTGGTGCCTTACAATCCAGTGCTCCTTATGAGGTATACCTGCCATATCAATGTTAATATTTGTAGCAGCATCAAGTCAGTTAAATACCTCTACAAATACATATACAAAGGCCATGATCGGGCATCGTATAACAGTATCGTGATGCAAGGATGATAACAGCTATAGAAGCGGTCTACAGGTTGTTTGGTTTTAAGTTGTACTCAATGTGGCCTCCTATCCTGCATATGCAAGTACACCTCCCCGGTATGCACATGGTCGCCTACAAGTCAACGGCAACCTCAAAGATGTTGTGGTGCGTGCAAAATCCCAAAGGTTAATGCTAACTAAGTACTTCAAGGTGAACGCAATCAATCCTAAGGCCCGTCAATACCTATACAAGGAGTTCCCAGAGTACTTCACGTGGAACAAAGCTGGAAAATACTGGAAACCCAGAGTTGCAAAAAAAAGGCTTCAGATCAGTAGATTGGTGTACGCAAATCCCAATGAAGGTGATAAATACTACCTTTGGGTGCTGCTCAATCATGTGAGGGGTGCAACATCATATGAGAACCTCAGAACTTGGCGTGGTGTTACATATGAGACTTTTAGAGTAGCTGCTGAAGCGATGGGGTTTGTAGATACCAACAAGTCATTAGATGAGCGCCTCACTGAATGTGCCTTAGTCAGGTTTCCTTCTTCTCTCCGCAGACTTTTTGCCACTATGGTTTTATGTGAGTGCGTAAATATACATCATCTTTGGGACAAACATTATGAATCATTAGCTGAGGATTTCCATCGTGCTAATGACAACAACATTGTTGTTGAGTAGATGGTAATCGTGATATTTCATACCATCTGACGTCCATGGGAAAAGACATTAGGCACTATGGCCTTCGAGAGCTACATGAGTCAAGTTAGTTTGTCTCTCCAAAACATGCATGTCAATGGTATAGTTATATATTTAATGTATTTTTATTTGACATGTTTATTTGTTATTTCAGACAATCAACGCACTAGGGCCATTACAGGGAGCTTACAGGAACAGAATCTCAGGTATGATGACAAACACCTGAAGATCATAGATACACTTAATGCAGAACAAAAGGCAGGTTTCGAGGCGATACTTGACCATGTAATCAAGGGCAAAGGATAGGTTTTCTTTGTGGATGGTCCCGGAGGCACCGGTAAGATGTACCTATATAAGGCATTAATTGCAAAAGTGTGCTCTATGGATCTAATTGCCGTAGCTATAGCAACATCTGGTACAGCAGCATCCATCATGCCTGGTGGACGCATTGCCCACTCTCGGTTCAAGATTCCAATCAAGTTGGGTGATAGCACCATGTGTAGTTTTACAAAGCAGAGTGGGACGGCTGAATTGCTTAGGAGAGCATCTCTTATAGTTTGGGATGAGGTAGCAATGACTAAGAGAAGGGCAGTTGAGGCACTAGATAGGATACTATAGGATGTAATGGATTGTCTGCAACCATTTGGTGGTAAGGTCATGTTATTTGGAGGTGACTTAGACAGGTTCTTCCAGTCGTGGCACGTGGTACAAGAGCATAGATCACTGATGCTACTTTGCTAAAGTCATACATATGGGAAAGTGTTCAGCGCATCCAGTTGACCCAAAACATGAGAGCACAGTCCGACACTTAGTCGCAGATTATTTGTTGAGGATCGGTAACAACACTGAGGAAACAATTGGTGATGACTATGTGTAGTTGCCCGATGACATTCTTATTGATAGCCTGACAGATGACATCTTCATAGATACGCTCATTGACCACATATTCCCAAACCTTCATGTTAATTGTACATCTGCAAACTACGTGATATCCTTTCCACTAGGAATGAGCATGTGGATGCAGTGAATGCACTAATGATTGATAGCTTCCCAGGTAGTGAACAAGTGTACTACAGTTTTGATTCTATAGAGGACGACCCACGGAATAATTATCCTCTGGATTTTCTCAATTCAATCACACCGAATGGGTTGCCTCCACATGAGTTGACGATAAAGAAGAACTGCCCTATCATCCTACTCCGTAATCTTGACCCTCACAATGGCCTGTGTAATGGTACCCGTCTGATTGTGAGAGGATTTCAGAAGAATTCTATCAATGCCGAGATTGTTAATGGACAACATGCAGGAAAAAGAGTATTCATACCCAGGATACCAATGTCGCCTTCTAAAGATCTATCTCTTCCCTTCAAGTTCAAGCGCAAGCAATTCCCCATCCGGCTGAGCTTTGCTATGACCATTAACAAAGCGCAAGGTCCACATGGGCAGTTGTATGTTGCTCTATCTAGAGGTGTTTCTCGTGAGACGATGTGGGTTCTTGCTAGAAAGAACAAGGATATGGATCCCTCTGTAAAAGGCACAAAGAACATTGTTCATAGAGATGTCTTGGAGTTGTGAGGTGTGTTAgttttattttcatattttataATTTGTCTTGGATCCCATGTTTAACGAAAATAACACTATATATTGTTCCTGCAGTTTCTATGCTCCAAGATTGTCTACAGCTTATGGTGCACGAAGAGTCTATGAAATGCACGAAACAATTTAATGCACGAAACAATTTAGTATAGATGCATATTTGTAAAAAGGAACCTCGAGCTACTGAATCCGTGTTTGAAAACTAAACTTATCAGTAGTATGTGGTGGTGACCGTGTAACAGACTATCATATTAACATGTCTATCTGTGTTATATATATTATCTTTCGTGGCAATTTAATACATCTTTTTATGTGTGGTAAACGCATTTCTGTTTACTCATCCTCCGTCCATAGAGGTGAAGACGGAGGAGCAGAGTCACATCATCTGAGGTGATATGTTCGCTTGGAAGCAAATTGTCCTCTTCTGGATATGGTTCCGATGGAAAAGGCAGAAGTGGTTCGTCATAGCGGTTGTGGTGTTGTATGTCGCTGCTGGACCTCAGATGAATAATGCGGGAGTTGTTGCGTGGCAGCTCGTGTATCGTGGCCGAGTCTCGGAAAATAAATTGGATTGTGGTGTGTTCTGAAATGAATCGATAGCATTTTAACTATTTTTAAGCGGCACTCTCTTTCGTGTCAAATTCGATCAGTACTCCAAACATGAAATTGTTTGTGGCCCTCATATCGGTACTCTCCTTCGTGTTGTGATGCGCCAAATGCCATGTAGCAAACATGTGCGTGCCACACATGAACTTCCACTTGCAACTAAAGTCAGAACTAAAAATTATTAGTTTGATTTGCATATAAATTGGGAAGTAGATTATAATAATAATTTATTagagaataaaagaaaaggcaactTCAGAACTTTAATAGTGTGGGCGCGGTCTTTCCCCACCAGCCGAGTTTTTTTTACCTCGCATGCACCTTCACTGTTATTGAGGTCATCATCACCGTGTACAAACCTGAGGGGTGTGACGTTATTGCCATAGTGGGAGCATTTTCCCGCGTGCGTGTCGCAACACTGCTGCTGTCAAAGGGCGCCACCGCAAATTCCCTCGATGTCGATGGAGTCGCGTAATGCTTTGGCCGCATGCGTGCTTCTCCTTAGTGGGCATGGCTCACGGTGAATGAATCTCTCCCGTGGGGCGCGTGTTCGTACTTGGTCGCCGTTTCTACTTCTCTCCGACATGAAAACGAAGGAGATTGGAGGAATGGATGTAGCAGGATGGTATGATCCATTTTATTTGGTATGTTCGTATAAGGTGTTCGATAtatacaattattttatttcaaatatacatatatatatatatatcagatAATCTCATAAAGAATATTTTTGGATTATTCCATATTTAAAtgaatatttatttattgttattttgtttaaaAACGTTCATTTAAACATTACAAAAATATGCATGAAGATCTTTCAAAATTGTATAAACATTTTCTCAGTGTTCATAGTcaattaaaaagaaaagtcaAATATTAATTATTGCGCTGCTGACGCTTGCGAGGTTCTCCTGCTTTCTCGGCCCGCTTGCGCACTCCTCTTGCTCCGGCCCGCTCACGCGCTCAACTCCTCTGCTCGGCCTGCTCGCGCACGGCCCGCTCGCGGGTTTCTTTTCCGTGCGGCCCTTTCCAAGCTTGAGGCGACAACCCGAGGAAACGTCGCCTTCAGCCGGCTGAATCCTCCTCGCtggaccgccgccgcccagtcCGTCTTCTCCAACCCCGACCAGCCGAgccgccctccccctcctccctcgcgccCGCGTACGCCTCGCAGCtgagccccctcctccccgcgcctGGACTCCGGCTTTCGTTTCCCAGCGGCCAATTTTCCCTTTCTCCTCTCCACCCTCTGGACTTATTTCCTAGCGGCGACGACAAGGCGAGCAGCCACTGCCGGGTCTTTTGGCGGCCGACCACCTGGCCTTcgtcgggcgccggcggcgaacaTCCGACGGGTACGCCCACCTATTCCCTTCACTTCCTGCGGTGCGAAATCGAACCCCCAAACCCTGATGTATGCTAGTATTTATATTTGGATCTGACCCTGATATGTGTACACCCATGTCCTATACTGGCTCCGCCCCTAGCGCTTGG harbors:
- the LOC117847961 gene encoding uncharacterized protein translates to MAFESYMSQTINALGPLQGAYRNRISGKRVFIPRIPMSPSKDLSLPFKFKRKQFPIRLSFAMTINKAQGPHGQLYVALSRGVSRETMWVLARKNKDMDPSVKGTKNIVHRDVLEL